A window of the Thermoprotei archaeon genome harbors these coding sequences:
- a CDS encoding transposase: MGEGEMKRTVTLRLVPDRASENKLKLLCSLSAKLWNEANYARRRMFFEKKRVDLKSTYKEFYEKYKALIGSATAQQVLNKNDEAWRSFFSMLKARKEGKLPPFIRKVNPPGYRKKSGYRELWCVLRNDQYRFDGDYIVIKSLGVIRSIKVKYTGRISIRGKQGRAEVHYDSDEEKWYIHVAFEVSEKIVKERWIKIPTKPLGSRVAGVDIGINNLLAVYVEDGSALIVSGRPLKSLSFHWRKKIADYQSTLNKYGLKTSRRLRKMYKRWRRQVKNYIDWAVRNAVKWLYLRRVSTVLLGYPKYLTQDNNKSSKVNFEVVHVWNYGYLVRRIIEVGEEYGIKVELVSEESTSTTCPLCRTRDGYHKRVYRGLLKCYKHDKVFNADLVGAHNILLKAKTISPSPALCGVGITRLRPGAELNPAGAGNVALNLPRTLVL; the protein is encoded by the coding sequence CTGCTCACTATCAGCTAAGCTCTGGAACGAAGCCAACTACGCTAGGAGGAGGATGTTCTTCGAGAAAAAGAGAGTCGACCTGAAGTCAACGTATAAAGAGTTCTACGAGAAGTACAAGGCATTAATAGGTTCAGCGACAGCTCAGCAGGTCCTAAACAAAAACGATGAAGCTTGGAGAAGCTTCTTCTCAATGCTGAAAGCAAGGAAAGAAGGAAAACTACCACCGTTCATAAGAAAAGTGAACCCACCGGGATACAGGAAGAAGAGCGGATATAGGGAGCTATGGTGCGTCCTCAGAAACGACCAGTACAGGTTCGATGGAGACTACATCGTGATCAAGAGTCTTGGAGTAATCAGGAGCATCAAGGTGAAGTACACTGGTAGAATAAGTATTAGAGGTAAGCAGGGTAGAGCTGAGGTACACTACGATAGCGATGAGGAGAAGTGGTACATACACGTAGCGTTCGAGGTATCGGAGAAGATAGTTAAAGAGAGATGGATTAAGATTCCAACGAAACCTCTGGGAAGCAGGGTTGCCGGGGTAGATATTGGTATCAACAACCTGTTGGCTGTATACGTGGAGGATGGTTCAGCTCTAATCGTTTCCGGTAGACCGTTGAAGAGCTTGAGCTTCCACTGGAGGAAGAAGATAGCAGACTACCAGTCCACGCTAAACAAGTACGGGTTGAAGACTTCTAGAAGGCTTAGAAAGATGTACAAGAGGTGGAGAAGGCAGGTAAAGAACTATATTGATTGGGCTGTGAGGAACGCTGTGAAGTGGCTCTACCTGAGGAGAGTGTCAACAGTTTTACTCGGCTATCCTAAGTATCTGACGCAGGACAACAACAAATCCTCCAAGGTGAACTTCGAAGTAGTTCACGTATGGAATTATGGGTACCTGGTGAGAAGGATAATCGAGGTAGGAGAAGAGTACGGCATCAAGGTTGAGCTCGTCAGCGAAGAGAGTACATCCACCACCTGCCCACTATGCAGAACCAGAGACGGATACCACAAGAGAGTATATAGAGGATTGCTGAAATGCTACAAGCACGACAAAGTATTCAACGCAGACCTAGTAGGAGCACACAACATCCTACTCAAAGCGAAAACCATATCCCCAAGCCCCGCACTATGCGGGGTAGGGATAACGCGCCTGAGACCAGGCGCAGAGCTGAACCCGGCAGGAGCCGGGAATGTAGCTCTAAACCTCCCCAGAACCCTCGTCCTTTAG